DNA from Pelodiscus sinensis isolate JC-2024 chromosome 1, ASM4963464v1, whole genome shotgun sequence:
TAGACTTTACTTTCTTGAGATGGTAAAACAAACAGGCTTTATATATCTTAAAGAAGCAAAAAAGGACACACAAATTACATGTTTAGAAATGTGCTGGTCATCTTTAAGGAATCATCATTAACAGAAAACTTTGTTTTCTAAAAACTGAATGTAGCATAGAGCTGGGGTATTGCAATATGTGGTCCACAGGCCCCacacagttcaccagggttagccacttgtggggctttttttttttacctgaatgTCTGCAGATATGGCTGCTTACAGCTCATTGGCcagtttgccattcccagccaatgggagctgtgaacagCTGTACCTGCTCAGATAAACgaagcatctggcagcccaccagaggctaactCTGGCAAATTGTGTCTGGCTATGGgccaattattgcccaccccaacaAAAAGATGTATTTTAACTGATTTTTTGCTTTACCACTTACACGTCTATGCTTCATATTATTATAATAAAAAGCTATAAGGGTAAgtgtacactagccccctagttcgaactagggtggctaatgtaggcattcgaacttgcaaatgaagcccagggtttaaatatcccgggctgtatttgcatgttcctgggcaccgccatttttaagtgccccgtagttcgaactccctgcctgcggctacacgcggcacggactaggtagttcgaattaaagctcctaattcgaactaccgttacttaaatcccgggcttcatttccaagttcgaatgcctacattagccaccctagttcgaactagggggctagtgtagacataccctaagaatttGAACGTCTTCCCTTGTCTAGTGCTTCCTCCATTTTATCTTAATAAATTATAACATCAACGGAAGTTTGAGTACATTTCTTCATTGAAGATAAATAAATCTATGACAGCAGTGTGAATAGCACCACGCATTTTCATTTGTACACTAATGCTGGGTCTACCACTACCTTGCACACCCTCCCTGCCATGAAGTGATTTTTAGTCACTGTTTTAGgtaggatttgtctacactagtATACCAGACCTTGTCTACACCAGTACATGTAACTAGGTGGTAAGCCACAGTGGAGCTGACGCTGGGTTAGCTGCAAGGCAAgggtagacaatgccaaattatgGCTCTGATCTTGTCATCAGACTGCTGtgcccactagggatgttaactattggataattgactaatcaagtagttgatacagaggcagctgtccCCCATCCCCTTGCaaagaagcaactagttgagtagtcactttacttacatccctagtgcccaCATGAGTTTCACTGATGTGACTGGTGCTCTTCGAGGAGGCATAGCACCTCCTATGGAAATTCAAGGGTAGGATCAAGGCCATATTCAGCAGGAATGGACGCAAGCTAATGTACCAGACAGTCATAATGGTATCTGGGACCCCTGCAgctcagtgcatgagcctctgtctacagcttgagctaaaagccagctggctctcagctaaggttgtagagcaaactcattctctttcTGTGTAAGAGGTCTACATGGGAACCTTTTGGAGAGCACTTCAATCTACTTAACctctctttaaaagatctccaggtggctgtcttgtcacaaaccagttctactagtcaaatacacagagatgtgctggaattacaattcatccacaagttCAATTATCACACTAATGGATAAGAGATGGCTGGGATATTATccacctaacattcaatgaagatgCCAACAGatctttgtgtagattcttgtgttaATACCCTTCTTATCTATTGCTATCCTTGGttccttatctgcttcctttgAACTATCCAATCTTCATATGCTTATAGattgccagttctgcctacttgtttttccctttaataTTTTCATGCCCTCTGCTCCCAGTTTCCTGCCCgcctttttatttttccttgccctaccccctatttattttgggtccgcacatcctaaactcaaaactcctgtcatctgaagaagtgggctgaaagctcatgacaccatctccatgtttggttagtctattaagtgctaccagaccatttgttgttttttaagtttatcctgtacagactaactcagctacccccacAAAAGGTGTGTGGGAGACCAGGCAGAGAACTGGCTGCAGGGCACCCTTGACATGTGCCCCCCCAGGGTAGGGAATGTCCCCTCCTACAACAGTGATctgtggaggtggggaggggggcagagcgagAATaatttagagctggggggggggaggctcaatGTCTGGCTAGTCCTTTGGtcggtgagtgcggggggggggggcatgaaaaTTGTCTCAATTTCCCCCCTTGTAATtgctcagctgcccctccccccccagccacatgGAGGCGGCTGTGGGGTTACCAGGCGCGCTCCCCACCCCACGCAgacgggaagggctgggggggcgcgCAGCTCCCCCGACACGCGCCCGCGGGCTGGGCCCGAAGCCGCCTCTGGACCATCCAGCCTGACACCGCCGCACCACGCGCCTGCCACAGGGTTCTGCGCGCATGCGCGGGGACCTCGACCTCttctccccgcctccctccccgctcTCAGCCCGGAACCTCGCCGAGCGCCTTCGGCTCTCTCCGGCGGTCAGTAAGAGGAGGGAGTGCGCGGTGCATTGTGGGGCGGCAAGGAGCCGAGTCACCGCAGGCTTgtgtccgccatcttgtctccGTCCGGACTCGCTGCCGCCTCCGgggcctgctccttctcctcGGCAAACCAGGCTGATGCGCGCGTCCCCTCGCGCCTTTCTCGCGTGCCGCTAGCGTCCAGGCTCGGGCGGGGCGGCCGGGGGGTGGCTCCGCCATGGGTCGGTCCCGCAGCCGGAGCTCGTCCCGCTCCAAGCACACCAAGAGCTCCAAGCACACCAAGAAGAACCGGAGCCGCTCGCGGTCCCGCTCCCGGGAGAAGGAGCGGGCGCGCAAGCGCTCCAAGTCCCGGGAGACCAAGCGGAACCGGCGCCGCGAGTCCCGCTCCCGGTCCCGCTCCAACACGGCCCCCTCGTCCCGCCGGGAGCGCGAGCGGGAGCGCGCCTCGTCCCCCCCGGACCGCATCGACATCTTCGGGCGCACGGTGAGCAAGCGCAGCAGCCTGGACGAGAAGCAgaagcgggaggaggaggagaagaaagcgGAGTTCGAGCGGCAGCGGAAAATGTGAGTTGCCCGTCTCGAGGGGGGGATGCCGCCTGGGGCCTCGTCCCTCCGAGCCCGGCGCGCGGCGGCTCCCGCCTCTCGCTGCCATCCGAGGGGAATcgtgcccagcccctcctctctggaAAACACCCACCCCCGAGCCACTgcctccgtccctccctccctccccatccatcTCGCCGTCTCCTGCAACGTGCAGCAATTCAGCGGGTCATTCGGATCGGTCTCCTCCTCTGTcccgggcccggccgcctctcggGCTGTGGGCAGCACTGGCAGACTTTtgtccctcccctttttttgcaGGCAGCTTATTCTTTAGGCTGAAGCTCCTAGCTGGCCAAAGGCAGTGGtgtgcagggttgccaaccctccaggattggcctggagtcgCCAGCAATTAAATCTTTAATTAGACTGTGATGAAACATGCAGGGTTAAATCTAGCCCACACTGGCAGCCCTAGTGTTACACTTTCCAAAGAAAGCACTCAAAAGCGTACTAGCTTGGAGGTTCTCTCTGCTATAGTGCTGAATCAGCGAGGCTTCATATCCTGAAACAGTTGCCCAGTTGAAAGGAACTAGCATGTTCAGTGTTTGCGTGGGTTGCTCTTACTATATTTCATAAAACACACAGTAATTGCTTCATTTTGTGTTAGCTTTGGGATTAGATTCCTAAATAGTTCACCCTTGCagccttatttatttttaaaacatgataTGATTTCTTGCTCCATCACAGAGGCCAACAAAACTTTATTTTTTGAATGGTCATTAAACTTGGCAGCTTAATCTACGGATCTGTTTTGCAAAAATACTGACTTGGGAATAACCAAAAATACTGTTTGAGCCCAAGTTTGTAAGTTAATGCTTAGGCTCAAATAATGGTAATCTGTCTAAAGTAattgcattttgtttttattctttattCTAGCAATATCATAACGAATGAAATAATTACAGATTACGTGTTAGAAATTCTGATCTCTCCATATTACTACgtactttcttttttaaagtattgTGCAGTTTGATAGCGACATCATCAAATGTAGGGTTACATAACACAcatgaaaaatttcaaaatattttgtcttGAAGATACATTGATTCTTCTGTTAGACAGGGGCCAATCAGGTTTAATTATATTGAAGACAGTGAAGTTAGAGTAGTTAGAATGGGAAGAAACTCAGTttctattttgtttatttttaaaatgtttagtcTCTTCTCAATTTGGAATCTTAATGGTTATGTTCCAGATTCTTTTTTATTCACTTTAAAGGAGTTATAAAGCAAACACAAATATGTAAGAACATATATGTGACTTATTTACCATTTTAAAGTAATTGGACAtctactttttattaaaaaaaaggcctGATCTCTAACCAAAGCAACAGTGGCTCTTTAAGAGATGAAAGTAATGTTTTAGTATTGAAGGAAAATGTTTAAGATCATTATATCACATATCATTATATCAAGCAATTGATCATCATGTTACCATTAAACTTTGATTTGCAACAGTTCTAGTTCTGGTTACCTGAATAGGCTGGAGCTTATTAAGGAAAAAAATCTGGCATTCCTACATGTGTGTTAGGATTTTTTCTGAAACAACTTTGTTACACTATTCaaattatcttttgaaaaatggtGGAATACTTTTGACTTATGATCTTGTTAGATCACAAGGGACAATATGGGATTTGATCAGAGTAGCAACAGTAAAAAAGTAGTCTCTTACAAGAGGAGTTTGTTAGGCACACACAATTCTGCTGTTTGTCAAAATACTATTTCAGAGGTACACAAGAATCTTTAGTTGTCCAGGCTATCTAAGTGTGTTGAACTTCAAACAAACAGCTTTTGTGCTTTTGGTAGGGTATGGGGGAATGGTTGGGGAGAAGATTGCAGTAGAATATGGAGGGGATGGTAGTATTCCTTTGGGGCTTTACTAATGTAGGAAACtataatacatttaaattttGTGCTCAGCTAGTAGAATCAAGTGCTTCATATTTCATACTGGCTTATATGTCACTTACCAAATTGCTGATTGATAAACAACAGCATACATTGAATATTACTTCCTTCTGAATCTGTACTATCGTGAGATGTAGGAGACCTCTGTGCTTTACCCTGTTTCAGTGATGCTTAATTTCAAGGTCTGCAAATAAACGCATATGAAAACTTTTATGCAGCAAAGCCATTGAATCATAAGCATTTTCCTTCTTGTAGCTCTCATAGAACTGCTAATACACTCTATTAATCTCATAATTTATCTGAAAAATTAACATGCTGTTACTTTCTGATGTTTCTCAAGATGTTGCATGTTAGAAGAGGATGCTAATTTTACAAGTAGTATACACTTTACAGAAAATACCTTATTCCAGAAAGAAACTAGGCTGATCCTCCATTTCATGAGAATCTACAACATTGACTTGAAGAAATTAAATTATCAATGTAGATGTTGTCATGGTGATCTAATACAGAACTTAAATATTTGAGAATACCCCTACGTATTCATGTTTTTTTCTAACACAGCTTTTTCGTGTCACTTTTTTTCTTGAGTTGTTTTGGCTGGGAGTAGGAGGAGGTGAGATTTGTACAGTGCAATGCTAATTTAAGAACAATATAAtttgtttatattattttaaaaggtgAGCACTTTACATGTGTTCTATTACTGAAAtacttgttttaatttaaaacaaaattatgtgGCTTTAATACAGATTTGTACAGATTGACACCCAATATACTATGGTTTATCTTGAAGCAAATTTTACAGCACAGTTACAACCAAAAGAGTAATGTAACGCTGTTTTATATTCTACCTTTTTCTGAAGGCTTTGAAAACCCTTTATAATGCGTGCAAGAAACTTGTCGCTTTTTCTGGAATGAAAGTGCAGTAGAGTGAGGAAATGGGCTATGGCATGTTTTATATCCACTTAAAGCAGAAAACCTTGGTTTAAGGTTTCATCAAAAAGAGCCCAAATCTACATCAGCAGAATGAAAGACTAAATTGACTTGATTGGGGGTTAGACTTATGGGTTCAAAGAGTCCCTCGGAGTTTCCAATATGTTATTTGGATTGCTGGTTATTCCCTTTCTATTTTGTAAAATCCATTTGGAAATCCAGAATTTATcaaatttataatttttttctgaaatttatgAATAATTAAAGCCGGCtctattaaaaatataattgagTGAATAACATGTGAAATTCCTATTTTAACAAAAAGAGAGACTGGAAACAGTACTAATTTAGGTCTTGTATTGTGAACCACTGGTTATTGGTCCTAATTGATAAATTAAGGTGCATCTTTTTAAACATATTGTAGTCAGTATTTCTCTTGTGTACATGAGTCTCAATTTAAACAAAAGTCCAGGGTGATTAAAAATAATACAGTATAGTAATACTGAATATGCAGTAAGGAATATCTGtagaatattttatataaaatggaCATCTTGTTagcatttgcatatttaattcatgaatgggcccaatcctgcaaatgttTACTACAGTGCATTGCTTTCATGAGGAGGCTTTTCATCTTCATGGTTGTAAGCACTACAACAAGTATTAAGCATTTATAGAATCTAACCCAATATTTAACTCTTCAGAAAAACTGAATGGGATTACAGTTAAGTCAATATACCTTTTTTGCATCCTATTGTATTTGGTGAGcagcctttttttaaacaaaaaattgtaTCTTACTAAAAATAAACCACACTTGTGTTTATAAAGATTTTTCTCTCAAAAACATTACTTTATTTGGGACTCAAAATTGATACTCTTTGCTTTTCTACAATTATGTTTGACACTCAataccaaaataaagaaattaaGCAGGTCAGTTGCACTTGATATGTGATAAGGTAAATTTATTGGAGCCCTAGATTACAACACCTGGAAGCTTTAGGTTAGGACTATTCAGACTACACATTTTATTGTTTCTGCTTTAGTTAGAGATCAGTTTGGTGCCTTGGAGGTGGAGGTCGTAAGGTAGTGCTTTATTACTTCGTGTAACAGAACAGAAAATGTTCTGAGTTTTGAAAGGAGGATGGGTTCTTTAGCTGGATAGCTATGTTTTAGTGTTACTTTGTTTTAAGTAACATTCAGAGTCAAAATCATCCTTTTGCTGAGCTCTTCAAAATGCTATTTGGTTCTTAAATGCTATTTGGTTCTTAAATGTAACAAGTGTAAGATGGGTTAAATATGGTATGTTGCAATGGCTTTTTTTTCTAATAAGTGGTCGTCATCGTACTCCTTTACTTCCAAATGTAAAACATATTTTTGTATGGGTAGTGTGTAAACAAAGAATAAAGGGaaacatttaaatatataaatcAATCTTCTACTTCAACCTGTAAATTTAAACTTTTCAATAATGAAATGTAATTTAATAACTAATTTAATTATAATTTGCATGTCTCTCTTTCTAGACGCCAACAAGAAATTGAAGAGAAACTCATAGAAGAAGAGACAGCTCGAAGAGTGGAAGAGCTTGTGGCTAAACGTGTTGAGGAAGAGCTGGAGAAACGGAAGGATGAGATTGAACGAGAAGTTCTCCGCAGGGTGGAGGAGGCTAAGCGCATCATGGAAAAACAGTTGCTCGAAGAACTCGAGCGACAGCGACAAGCTGAACTTGCGGCACAAAAAGCCAGAGAGGTAACGCTCGGTCGTTTGGAAAGTAGAGACAGTCCATGGCAAAACTTTCAGTTTCTGGTTGTGCCTCCTGTTCTGTTCAGAAAGAGATGGAATACAGAAAATCTAATTCCCTTCTCGTGTAAACTTGCATTGCTGCGAAACTTAATTTTTAGCTTATTCAGAGGAGCTCACTGATACTTAAACAGTTATTCTCCTAAAACCTGTACAAGGATACTTGAATTTTAATGGAAGTGACCTACATATTTGAGAATTGTTTGAAACTTTTGCCATGGCTGCAGGATTTATCAGCAAACCTTTCTTAtttggggggaaagggttaaaattTATAATTATGTATCCTTCGTTTGTGTCATTTTATTTACCTAGACTGTAAGAGGCTTTTTGCCTTCAGTCAGGAAAACAGCAGGGTCCAGCACTGAGCTGCAGTACCTGTCTTTATGAAGGTTTTCTTACTGTTTtccctttaaaacaaacattctctTTGAGCATACATTGGACTAATTCCTGTACTTTGAGCATAAGCCCAGCCACCATCTTCACCAAGGAGTTAATTCCAAATCATTATTTCCATTTTTCAGTAACTACtaactcctttttttcctctagaATTTATTAAGGAGCAGGTTGTTTTTGTCTGAAGTCAAGCGAAACATGTGACTTGTTTTATCAGCAGCTGGAAGAAAAGCTGAAAAACGTCTTTCTGTGGGACAGTAATTTGCTACTAAGGCTTTGATGCTTGTCTTCACTAATTACTCCAGGATCCAAAAATTTAAAGTCAAACTTTTAAAACCTTATAGAAAATTTAGCTATGTAGCACTGTGTGTCCATTAACTCTCTCACTCCGTACTACTTTTACCCATTGGTTTAAATGGAAAAACTTGATCAGTTTACAGTAGGAAAGCCATTAATAATGATGCTTTCCCTTTGAGGCAGAACATCACTTGTTTGCCAATATAATCTCTCTGAAATAAAAGCTCATTGCTGAGACTTTAGATATGCAGAATTTCACATGTGTGCAATTCGAAGTTCATCTTTAAGTGAAACATTTTTACTTTAGATACTAATTTCagcaaaagtttgtgaatagtGGATTTCAGTTGACTAAATGGATACACCATTAacaaaaaggttttttaaaaCCAATATTGAAGTTTGATACGGAGTAGTTTCTTCAGTGCTCTACCATGGAAAATAAACTTCAATTCCTGGAACACAGCATGCTCGCTAAGTAGCTGATTACTAGTCTTCATAAGAAGTTTTTTCTTCATATGCTTGTTTTGTTTcctattaactttttttttacacAGACACAAACATCTGGCTGATATAAAATCttccaaatattaaaataatttggaTATTTATTATGTGAACTGAAGCACCTCAAAAACCTTCACGCACTCttcatatttgtttttattaaactcaCCAAGGAAGCAGCAATTTATAAGGCTCTATTTCCTGATTATGCCTTCCCTGGACTCCTGAATTCCAGTTCAAACTGTAGATGACAGTTTAAGCTGTCTTAAAATTGTCAAAATACTGAATGCTAAGTCCATCATTTTCCCTACGAAAGAAGCCCTTAGTTCCATGAAGTATGGATTACCATTTGTATTTTTCACTAACAGTAAATGTATTTTTCTTATTAATTGTTTGCCTTAGGAATGATTTACATATTTTTGTTCCTTCTTATCATAAACATCTGCATTCCTCAGCTCAGCCTTCCTTGTATGTTGTTTCTTTATAAATGGTTGAGCTGCTGATGCAGGTATTGCCAAGCTAACAGTACAAATCATTTTAAAGAGGAAGCTGGCGCGTATGGCAGCCGAGGAGCACACTCTGCAGGACACTGGACAAGACAGTAAATATTCAACTTTTAATGCTGATTAAAGGAGTATAGGTAAAGAATACGTAGGTATACTTAATTGGTGAGACAAACTATTcactttatttatattttatatattactATTTTAATTTGATAAATACTATCCAGTTTTTGTAGTTGTCCTTGTTCATTTGTGTGGTATTAAAATACTAGTAATAAACAGTCAGGAATCTATGATTAGGGAGGGTTTAGTTGGTTGCTGTTTGGACTGGGAGGGATGATTTAAATTAGTACTCGAGACCAATTTTAGTGGCTGCACAATTTACTCTTGAGACAAAGTAGGTGGCTGTAAAGCTGCCCCGTAAGTCAGTTCACAAAAGAATTCTGAGGAAGGCTAGCGAAGACATATAAATGAGTATTTTACTTCTCTAACATCTTACCCTGTCCTCCACTTTAGGAGGAAGAGCGTGCAAAACGTGAGGAACTAGAGCGAATATTAGAAGAGAATAATCGAAAAATTGCAGAAGCACAAGCTAAACTGGTAGGTAGAAGTGAAGTTTAATGTAGACATGTTCAAATCCTATTGTCTGATGTGCtaggtaagattttttttattttatttttttttaaacatccaaTCCtactctcattgaaatcagtgtgaATGTTCCCCTTGACTTTGATGGCAAACAGTTGCTTTCCACCTCCCAATGTATCCTTTCAGGTTTTGACTGATAAATACCTTtaagcagggctcgctgaaccgcggcgagtcccgctcgccagccatgctgtccggcgatctgcacatgcgcagatcattctgcgcatgtgcagatcgcccaaacccggctcttccgggttgcaatctactcaccaaaggtgagtagattgcattatttgtcgagccctgcctttAAGCATGTGTGACAGAAGTGAAATTCCAATGTGCAGTTGTGGGGAGAACATTGTCAGCCCGTGTACTGCAGATTCTCTCTGAAAATTTCACTGGTTTAAAGTAAATCAGTATGTTTTAAGCCAGCTTAATTAAATCAGTGCAGAAACATTGCATCCCTATATGTAGGGCTTGACA
Protein-coding regions in this window:
- the ARGLU1 gene encoding arginine and glutamate-rich protein 1, whose amino-acid sequence is MGRSRSRSSSRSKHTKSSKHTKKNRSRSRSRSREKERARKRSKSRETKRNRRRESRSRSRSNTAPSSRRERERERASSPPDRIDIFGRTVSKRSSLDEKQKREEEEKKAEFERQRKIRQQEIEEKLIEEETARRVEELVAKRVEEELEKRKDEIEREVLRRVEEAKRIMEKQLLEELERQRQAELAAQKAREEEERAKREELERILEENNRKIAEAQAKLAEEQLKIVEEQRKIHEERMKLEQERQRQQKEEQKMILGKGKSRPKLSFSLKSQD